The nucleotide sequence CAGGATCATTACCAGATCGGCGCCCGACACTGCGTCGCCGATGGTTTTCACCGTCAAACCGGCCTTCTCCGCCTTTTCCCAGGACGAGGAGCCCTCGCGCAGCCCGACGACGACATTTACGTGACTGTCCTTCAGGTTGTTCGCATGGGCGTGACCCTGCGAGCCGTAACCGACGATCGCCACCGTCTTGCCCTTGATAATGGAAAGGTCGGCATCTTTGTCGTAGTAGATCTTCATCGTTGCTCCGTATTCACCTGTAATCGTTCGTAACGGGCCCGCATCAAACCCGCAGGCCCTTTTCACCCCGCGCGATGCCGGACACCCCGGACCGCACGACCTCGATAATTCCTGCCCCGCGAAGCGCCTGGATGAAGGCATCCAGCTTTTCGCCGGTGCCCGTAAGCTCGACCACATAGGACGACTCGGTCACATCAATGATGCGCCCGCGAAAGATCTCTACCAGGCGTTTGACCTCTTCGCGCGAATCGCCCAGGGCCTTCACCTTGACCATCAGCATCTCGCGCTCGATGTGCGGACCTTCGGTAAGGTCCACCAGCTTGACCACATCCACCAGCTTGTTCAGCTGCTTGGTGATCTGCTCGATAACATCCTCGGAACCACGGGTCACCAGGGTCATGCGTGACAGGGTCGGGTCATCCGTTGGCGCCACGGTCAGGGACTCGATATTGTAACCACGGGCGGAAAACAAACCGGCAACGCGGGACAGGGCTCCCGACTCGTTTTCCATCAGGATCGAGATGATGTGGCGCATGCTCAGGCCAGCTCCCGGTCCGTCGGCACCACCGCCGCACAGGGTCCCAGGGTCATCTCCGTGTGCGGGCGGCCGGCGGAAAACATCGGGTACACGTTCTCCGTCTGGTCGGTGATGAAGTCCAGAAATACCGTGCGGTCCTTGAG is from Acidiferrobacteraceae bacterium and encodes:
- the ilvN gene encoding acetolactate synthase small subunit, yielding MRHIISILMENESGALSRVAGLFSARGYNIESLTVAPTDDPTLSRMTLVTRGSEDVIEQITKQLNKLVDVVKLVDLTEGPHIEREMLMVKVKALGDSREEVKRLVEIFRGRIIDVTESSYVVELTGTGEKLDAFIQALRGAGIIEVVRSGVSGIARGEKGLRV